The proteins below come from a single Clarias gariepinus isolate MV-2021 ecotype Netherlands chromosome 17, CGAR_prim_01v2, whole genome shotgun sequence genomic window:
- the smg6 gene encoding telomerase-binding protein EST1A isoform X2 codes for MNWTHQGTHPIWVKQKAGIELNGEKRRDNSMLNKRFVLSFLHAHGKLFTKVGMESFPAVATRVLEEFKALLHRSPSPLGSTRMLQIITVNMFTIHYAQTRRQGQTRSLLEEQATCLGLAMFGLLVQRCTQLLKETPAEPIPVEEVNEVEPMVRVSSFLTDLRDFLPSVKVWSDWMLGHPEQWNPPPCNFEGGPDVWQCLAELCNSLASVYHGEIPLFKADADGESDDLQLLVLEEDRMLAGFVPLLAAPQEPCYIEPQSDTAMAADCKRVTVLKYFLEALCGQEEPLLAFKGGKYVSIALLATTSQSTEHRSQLQTNEQCQDSNVIIEETSLSTSGEEMDEGMDENENDFRELRARHHALMHKLAEQQKRREKIKAVLQIRSQLELEIRPLYLIPDTNCFIDHLEGLKKLLACGIYILVVPLIVITELDGLAKGQECRDVDSIDEASHVRLVQECAKAAVAFLEKGFEAREPGLRALTSRGNQLESIAFRSEDTSGHKGNNDDVILSCCLHYCKDQAKDFMPVQRDGTVRLHREVVLLTDDRNLRVKAITRNVPVRDVPAFLNWAKVG; via the exons CTAAATAAGAGATTTGTCTTGAGTTTTCTCCATGCTCATGGAAAGCTTTTCACTAAAGTAGG GATGGAGAGTTTTCCAGCTGTTGCCACTCGTGTGCTGGAGGAGTTCAAGGCCCTTCTCCATCGTAGCCCTTCCCCTCTGGGAAGCACACGCATGCTTCAAATCATCACAGTCAACATGTTTACCATTCACTATGCCCAGACCAGAA GGCAGGGACAGACTCGTTCACTGTTGGAAGAACAAGCTACTTGTTTGGGTTTGGCCATGTTTGGCCTACTGGTACAGCGTTGCACTCAGCTTCTTAAGGAAACACCTGCAG AGCCTATACCAGTGGAGGAGGTTAATGAAGTGGAGCCCATGGTGCGAGTGTCCAGTTTTCTGACTGACCTGCGTGACTTCCTGCCCAGTGTTAAAGTCTGGTCTGACTGGATGCTGGGCCACCCAGAGCAGTGGAACCCTCCCCCGTGCAATTTTGA AGGAGGTCCTGATGTGTGGCAGTGCCTGGCAGAACTGTGTAATTCTTTGGCGTCTGTGTATCATGGCGAGATTCCACTCTTTAAGGCAGATGCTGATGGAGAGAGTGATGACTTACAACTTCTGGTGCTGGAGGAGGACAGAATGCTGGCCGGATTTGTACCCTTGTTGGCTGCTCCACAGGAGCCATGCTATATTGAGCCCCAGTCAGATACT gcCATGGCAGCTGACTGTAAGAGAGTGACTGTGCTGAAATACTTTCTTGAGGCCCTTTGCGGCCAGGAGGAGCCTTTGCTTGCCTTTAAAGGAGGGAAGTATGTTTCCATAGCATTGCTGGCCACTACCAGCCAATCAACTGAGCACAGGTCTCAACTGCAGACCAATGAGCAGTGTCAG GACAGCAATGTGATCATAGAGGAGACATCACTGTCCACATCAGGAGAAGAGATGGATGAAGGGATGGATGAAAACGAAAATGATTTCCGAGAGCTGAGAGCTCGGCACCATGCTTTAATGCACAAACTTGCAGAACaacagaaaaggagagaaaaaataaag GCTGTCCTACAAATTAGAAGCCAGCTGGAGCTGGAGATCAGGCCTCTCTATCTTATTCCTGACACCAACTGCTTTATCGACCACCTGGAGGGATTAAAAAAACTTCTGGCATGTGGCATATACATACTGGTGGTACCACTAATAG tGATTACAGAGCTAGATGGTTTGGCTAAAGGACAAGAATGCAGAGATGTAGACTCCATAGATGAAGCATCTCATGTCAGGCTGGTGCAGGAATGTGCTAAAGCAGCTGTGGCTTTCTTAGAGAAAGGCTTTGAGGCCAGAGAGCCTGGCCTGAGAGCACTGACCAGCAGGGGAAACCAGTTAGAGTCGATTGCTTTCCGCAGTGAGGACACCTCTGGACATAAG GGCAACAATGATGATGTAATTCTGTCCTGCTGCCTGCATTACTGTAAAGACCAGGCTAAGGACTTTATGCCTGTGCAGAGAG ATGGAACAGTTCGGCTGCACAGAGAAGTGGTTTTGCTCACAGATGATCGTAATTTGCGTGTTAAGGCGATAACCCGGAATGTTCCAGTTCGAGACGTCCCTGCCTTCCTGAACTGGGCGAAAGTGGGCTGA
- the smg6 gene encoding telomerase-binding protein EST1A isoform X3: MESFPAVATRVLEEFKALLHRSPSPLGSTRMLQIITVNMFTIHYAQTRRQGQTRSLLEEQATCLGLAMFGLLVQRCTQLLKETPAEPIPVEEVNEVEPMVRVSSFLTDLRDFLPSVKVWSDWMLGHPEQWNPPPCNFEGGPDVWQCLAELCNSLASVYHGEIPLFKADADGESDDLQLLVLEEDRMLAGFVPLLAAPQEPCYIEPQSDTAMAADCKRVTVLKYFLEALCGQEEPLLAFKGGKYVSIALLATTSQSTEHRSQLQTNEQCQDSNVIIEETSLSTSGEEMDEGMDENENDFRELRARHHALMHKLAEQQKRREKIKAVLQIRSQLELEIRPLYLIPDTNCFIDHLEGLKKLLACGIYILVVPLIVITELDGLAKGQECRDVDSIDEASHVRLVQECAKAAVAFLEKGFEAREPGLRALTSRGNQLESIAFRSEDTSGHKGNNDDVILSCCLHYCKDQAKDFMPVQRDGTVRLHREVVLLTDDRNLRVKAITRNVPVRDVPAFLNWAKVG, encoded by the exons ATGGAGAGTTTTCCAGCTGTTGCCACTCGTGTGCTGGAGGAGTTCAAGGCCCTTCTCCATCGTAGCCCTTCCCCTCTGGGAAGCACACGCATGCTTCAAATCATCACAGTCAACATGTTTACCATTCACTATGCCCAGACCAGAA GGCAGGGACAGACTCGTTCACTGTTGGAAGAACAAGCTACTTGTTTGGGTTTGGCCATGTTTGGCCTACTGGTACAGCGTTGCACTCAGCTTCTTAAGGAAACACCTGCAG AGCCTATACCAGTGGAGGAGGTTAATGAAGTGGAGCCCATGGTGCGAGTGTCCAGTTTTCTGACTGACCTGCGTGACTTCCTGCCCAGTGTTAAAGTCTGGTCTGACTGGATGCTGGGCCACCCAGAGCAGTGGAACCCTCCCCCGTGCAATTTTGA AGGAGGTCCTGATGTGTGGCAGTGCCTGGCAGAACTGTGTAATTCTTTGGCGTCTGTGTATCATGGCGAGATTCCACTCTTTAAGGCAGATGCTGATGGAGAGAGTGATGACTTACAACTTCTGGTGCTGGAGGAGGACAGAATGCTGGCCGGATTTGTACCCTTGTTGGCTGCTCCACAGGAGCCATGCTATATTGAGCCCCAGTCAGATACT gcCATGGCAGCTGACTGTAAGAGAGTGACTGTGCTGAAATACTTTCTTGAGGCCCTTTGCGGCCAGGAGGAGCCTTTGCTTGCCTTTAAAGGAGGGAAGTATGTTTCCATAGCATTGCTGGCCACTACCAGCCAATCAACTGAGCACAGGTCTCAACTGCAGACCAATGAGCAGTGTCAG GACAGCAATGTGATCATAGAGGAGACATCACTGTCCACATCAGGAGAAGAGATGGATGAAGGGATGGATGAAAACGAAAATGATTTCCGAGAGCTGAGAGCTCGGCACCATGCTTTAATGCACAAACTTGCAGAACaacagaaaaggagagaaaaaataaag GCTGTCCTACAAATTAGAAGCCAGCTGGAGCTGGAGATCAGGCCTCTCTATCTTATTCCTGACACCAACTGCTTTATCGACCACCTGGAGGGATTAAAAAAACTTCTGGCATGTGGCATATACATACTGGTGGTACCACTAATAG tGATTACAGAGCTAGATGGTTTGGCTAAAGGACAAGAATGCAGAGATGTAGACTCCATAGATGAAGCATCTCATGTCAGGCTGGTGCAGGAATGTGCTAAAGCAGCTGTGGCTTTCTTAGAGAAAGGCTTTGAGGCCAGAGAGCCTGGCCTGAGAGCACTGACCAGCAGGGGAAACCAGTTAGAGTCGATTGCTTTCCGCAGTGAGGACACCTCTGGACATAAG GGCAACAATGATGATGTAATTCTGTCCTGCTGCCTGCATTACTGTAAAGACCAGGCTAAGGACTTTATGCCTGTGCAGAGAG ATGGAACAGTTCGGCTGCACAGAGAAGTGGTTTTGCTCACAGATGATCGTAATTTGCGTGTTAAGGCGATAACCCGGAATGTTCCAGTTCGAGACGTCCCTGCCTTCCTGAACTGGGCGAAAGTGGGCTGA